Proteins found in one Coffea eugenioides isolate CCC68of chromosome 5, Ceug_1.0, whole genome shotgun sequence genomic segment:
- the LOC113770510 gene encoding LOW QUALITY PROTEIN: putative acyl-coenzyme A oxidase At3g06690 (The sequence of the model RefSeq protein was modified relative to this genomic sequence to represent the inferred CDS: substituted 1 base at 1 genomic stop codon) — protein sequence MRNKPFEGLGLEHMNKPSPVIPSQLTSTVMRSIDFEHDMXCLRERDLLNRFASEISQRQAQGESKEHAFVMSYQLAEDLGRAFSDRAIFQTFVDAETTVTDATLKSILGLLRSMYALVTLEEDSAFLRYGFLSVDNAAAVRKEVAKLCGELRPHALSLVSSFGIPDAFLSPIAFNWLETNSWSSVQH from the exons ATGCGGAATAAACCATTCGAAGGGTTGGGTTTAGAGCACATGAACAAGCCTTCCCCTGTTATACCTTCTCAGCTAACAAGTACTGTCATGAGGAGCATTGACTTTGAG CATGATATGTGATGTCTAAGAGAGAGAGACCTATTGAACCGTTTTGCTTCTGAAATTTCACAACGCCAAGCACAAGGAGAGAGCAAAGAACACGCTTTTGTAATG AGCTATCAGCTCGCTGAAGACTTGGGCAGAGCGTTTTCCGACCgggcaatttttcaaacttttgtgGATGCTGAGACTACTGTAACGGATGCCACTCTTAAG AGTATATTAGGTCTTTTGAGATCCATGTATGCCCTCGTTACCTTGGAAGAAGACTCTGCGTTTCTCCGATACGGCTTCCTGTCAGTAGACAATGCTGCAGCAGTGAGAAAAGAAGTTGCAAAGCTTTGTGGGGAACTGAGACCGCATGCACTTTCGTTAGTCAGCTCCTTTGGCATTCCTGATGCGTTCTTGAGCCCTATAGCCTTCAATTGGTTA